GTTGCGGTACCGATAATGGTGGTACACCAGCAGAAAATGTTTATTCTACAGAAGAGACCGTATGCGGTACATGGATTGACGGTAAGCCAATCTATCGGAAGGTGATTCCTGGGAAACTCGCTAACGATAGTGGCAATGGTATTGTCTTTGCAAATGTTTCTGATCTCAAGATTGATAAGGTAGTCAATCTGTACGGAAATTTGGTGGATGGAGTTGGTAATGCACAGATCATGTTACAAACGTCCTTAAACCGAACCAATGGTTTGTTTGCCGCAGTGAACGTGTATTATTACAATAATAATGGCAACATCGTTTACCATTTTCTTAACAATGATGGGCTTTACTCAGGAGCTACAGCCAACGTAATTATCGAATACACAAAGAAATAATGCCCCCTGCGGCTGCCAGGTGTAACAGCTTGGCAGCTGATTAAAGCCGACGTTCTTATGCTTTCTTCATGGCTTTTCAAATCGGATAGAAAGCGGCGTATATAAGTCAGTGTATTGAGCGCAAAATGCAATACTAGTGGTGCGGAACATAGTTCAACAGGAAGAACAACACCATTAATGGCGAGGTGGTTCCCGGTTCGAATCCGGGTGTTCCGATTGGTTTCAGCCATACTTATTCTCCTTTTTTGAAAACACCTGTCTTGGTTAAGCCTTGATGGGTGTTTCCTTTTGGGTAATTTGGGCGTATGATAGAAGAAAAGCAAAGGGGAGAAGCGTATGTATGTTGTAGGTTTCTTTTGTTACTTTGCACCTATAGCGGCAATTATCATAATTTTAGCGATAATCAATAGCTAAGAGGCGGCTAACCCCGTCTCTTTTTCAATACAAAAAACAAACACAAGTGAGGTGGTGAGGCTTGGCAAGAGCACTTGTCGGAAGATGGGGGCTTTTCTTTTATCAGAATTTGTAGTATGATGGAAGAAAGTGGAAAGAGTAACACTATTTTTTTGTTAAATATGGAGGGATTGTATGAAACAAATAAGAAGAATATTTTATATGACAACGATACTATCAATTAGCTTTACCATAACATCATTTGCATATCGTTATAATCCAGAAACTCATATCGGACCATTGACAGAAGAAGATATACTAAATATTGAAGTAGATCTGGCAGAACAGAAGTATTTAGATAATCTGCCATCTATAGAATATGATGAAAATACGGATAGTTACTATGAAGACACTTATCTAAAAGCAAAGCCTGGAAGCTGGAAGAGTAATGATATTGGAAAGTGGTATCAGTTGGAAAATGGAAGTTATTATACAAATGGCTGGGTTAGAATTGACGGAAAACGTTATTTTTTTGATGAAAACGGATATATGAAAATTGGTTGGATTCAAGTAGGAAACAACTGGTACTATACTGATGATACAGGAGTCATGGTAACAGGAGAACGTCGGATAGATGGGGTGACTTATAATTTTAATGCATATGGAATTATGAAAAAATAAAGGATAGATTTGATTATATTGAGAGATAGCTTTAGCTGTCTCTTTTTTTGTTATAAAAATTAGCCAGATTGGAAGGTGAGGTGAGACTGATGGCATTAACAGCCAAACAGAAAACATTTGCAGATGAGTACCTGATTGATCTTAATGCCACCAGGGCTTACAGGATTGCGTATCCCAAGGTCAAGAAAGATGAAACAGCCAAAGCAGCTGCAAGCAGAATGTTAACTAATGTTAACGTTGCGGCTTATGTTGAAAAGCGTATGAAGGACCGGGAAAAGCGTACTGAGATCACCCAGGACATGGTTTTAAAGGAGCTTGCAAAGATCGGCTTTGCGGATGTCACAGATTTTGTGACGATTGAGAACAAAGGAATCCTCAGAGTGGTTCAAGTGAAAACTACTGATGAAATGCCTGGAGATAAGATGGGAGCCATTGCCGGAATCAAAGAAGGGGCAAACGGTATTGAAATCAAGCTGAATGATAAAGGCAAGGCCCTGGAGCTGATCGGCAGACACTTAGGTATGTTTAAGGATAAGCTGGAGGTATCCGGCGCCCTGGAGACTGAGAAGACCAAGCTTGACGATCTGATCAAGCAGATGCGTGGCGGTGATGGATAATGAGTGATGAACGCTTGTTGCTATCAGAGAAGTACAAAGCCTTTCTTAAGTGTGATGCCCCGGTTGAGTTCCTTGAGGGGACTACGGCTGCAGGTAAGACTACGGTAGGCCTGTTTAAGTTCATGCTTAAGGTGGCAGAAAGCCCCAAGAAGCTGCACATTATAGCCGCAAAGGATACCGGTACTGCAGAAAAGAATATCATCAATAAGGACCTGGGAATCATTGATGATTTCGGTGTTCTGGCTGAATACAACGGCAACGGAACCAAAGATGATAAGATCCCCCACATTCTCTTCCATACTTCCGGTGGTGATAAGATTATCTATGTAATGGGCTACGGAGATAAGAAGAAGTGGCAGAAGGCTCTAGGCGGTCAGTACGGCTGTCTGTATATTGACGAGATCAATACCGCGGATATAGAGTTTGTCCGGGAATCTGCTATGCGTTGTGATTACCTGATGGGGACGCTTAACCCAGATGATCCGAACTTGCCAGTCTACAAGGAGTATATTAACTGTTCCCGACCGCTTCCTGAATGGGAAGATGAGACACCAAAAGAAATACTGGAAGAATTACGAGAGGAACCAAAGCCCGGCTGGGTTCATTGGTTCTTTTCTTTTGCCCATAATTTGGGTCTGTCCGAGGAGAAATTGGAGAACATTATCAGGAATACGCCGAAAGGCACGAAGATATGGAAAAATAAGATCCAGGGCCTAAGAGGTAAAGCCACCGGCCTGATCTTTAGTAACTTTGACCGAAAGAAACATGTGGTAAGTAAGGATCACGCAAAACAGTTTATCCGGAATCAGAACGACCGCCATCAGACAGAATGGTTTGTACACTTTTCCGCGGGCCTGGATACGTCCTATTCTCAGAAATCCCCGGATACCATTTCCATGAGCTTTATTGGTATTACAAACCGTGGTAACTGCTGTGTGCTTGATGAAAAGGTTTATAATAACGCCGATCTGGGAATACCGCTGGCCCCTACTGATACGGTCCGGAACTTTATAGACTTCCTTGATCGCAACCGGAACGAATGGGGATTTGCCAGAGATACATTCATTGACTCAGCGGATCAGGCAACCATTACAGAGTTCTTAAAATATAAGCGTCTGAATGGCTGCGTTTATAATTTCAATGATGCTTGGAAGAAAGAGCAGATCATTGACCGTATTATTAATCAGTTAAACTGGTTTGCAGATACAGGAGCAAAGCCATGTTTCTACATCGTGGATACTTGCGCAAACTATATCCGGGAGCTTGAAGTATACAGCTGGTTAGAAGACAAGGATAATACGCCAGAAGACAGGAACGATCACATGGTAAACAGCGTTCAGTACGCATGGCTGCCTTACGAAGTAAAAATCGGAACAGGAAGGAGGAGTGTATAAATGGGTTGGTTTAAAGATATGTTTTTCAAACTGCTTAAGATCGAACCAGCTACGGAGCGGCAGGTGATTATAAAGGAGCCACTTTCTTTTCAGGGAAATGTCCTGAAAAATAAGATCTGGTACCGGGGAGATCCGTCAGAGCTGGAACAGTTTTTCAAACAGACGGCGTACTGTGATATATTCAAAGCAAGGTTTTGGGCTTCTGTCCCATTC
The nucleotide sequence above comes from Lacrimispora sp. BS-2. Encoded proteins:
- a CDS encoding terminase, with protein sequence MSDERLLLSEKYKAFLKCDAPVEFLEGTTAAGKTTVGLFKFMLKVAESPKKLHIIAAKDTGTAEKNIINKDLGIIDDFGVLAEYNGNGTKDDKIPHILFHTSGGDKIIYVMGYGDKKKWQKALGGQYGCLYIDEINTADIEFVRESAMRCDYLMGTLNPDDPNLPVYKEYINCSRPLPEWEDETPKEILEELREEPKPGWVHWFFSFAHNLGLSEEKLENIIRNTPKGTKIWKNKIQGLRGKATGLIFSNFDRKKHVVSKDHAKQFIRNQNDRHQTEWFVHFSAGLDTSYSQKSPDTISMSFIGITNRGNCCVLDEKVYNNADLGIPLAPTDTVRNFIDFLDRNRNEWGFARDTFIDSADQATITEFLKYKRLNGCVYNFNDAWKKEQIIDRIINQLNWFADTGAKPCFYIVDTCANYIRELEVYSWLEDKDNTPEDRNDHMVNSVQYAWLPYEVKIGTGRRSV
- a CDS encoding terminase small subunit; this translates as MALTAKQKTFADEYLIDLNATRAYRIAYPKVKKDETAKAAASRMLTNVNVAAYVEKRMKDREKRTEITQDMVLKELAKIGFADVTDFVTIENKGILRVVQVKTTDEMPGDKMGAIAGIKEGANGIEIKLNDKGKALELIGRHLGMFKDKLEVSGALETEKTKLDDLIKQMRGGDG